In one Liolophura sinensis isolate JHLJ2023 chromosome 11, CUHK_Ljap_v2, whole genome shotgun sequence genomic region, the following are encoded:
- the LOC135477776 gene encoding peroxidasin-like, which translates to MRAIHILVYLTLLSLQVAGTYLSRYSGNNYRLTLLRRRPSSRPSSDVIRDVISQAVNIVKAEDGMLRNRFIQDVDRELEEYRDVDPNLFIDSPLPVSLLSRRCRLINWIGRLAREKRLRVPMTQILRHSEAQRHDVTCPFKLPTCSPAKPFRTIDGTCNNPRRPYLGAAFTAFKRESKPAYERENTYLAGTICTRDDKPRTTGVNRRPLPNPREISVRVHQSNSNTNPESTVTFIFTLWGQFLAHDLTDRAPGKGFKDVPLECCDQTVKTPKGICSNMDIPPGDFFRKFGRRCLAFARSAEVTDFDCSGANREVLNLASSFLDGGSIYGVDLNKLRRLRAFTGGLLETSQMKNLPISTHPNAKAAAQGFSFFLAGDDRVNEFTGLIGIETVWVREHNRIAQILSRYNPLWDDERIFLETRRIIISMLQHITYNEYLPKIIAEDLLRKFDLKLQADGYYRGYDSAVDPRVSNLFATVALRFGHSMMRSTFTLVDEKFKLGRTPALTLRNLFFTPIIFLNNEDSIMRGMSSDASETCDRIVTKEFVNHLYQTKTGNGFDLPAFNIQRGRDHGLGGYNHWRSHYGLSIARSFTTSQTSGFRDHDQETVNRFKAVYSHPDDVDPWTGGVSELTGSRHLAVGPLFQNIIAHQFQVLRKGE; encoded by the exons GTAGCTGGAACATATCTCTCTCGCTATAGCGGCAATAACTACCGCCTTACGCTCCTTAGACGTCGTCCGAGCAGCAGGCCATCCTCTGACGTCATCCGTGATGTTATCTCACAGGCGGTCAACATTGTAAAGGCGGAGGATGGGATGCTGAGAAATCGCTTTATCCAAG ATGTTGATCGAGAATTAGAAGAATATCGAGATGTCGACCCAAATCTCTTCATCGACAGTCCACTGCCAGTGAGCTTGTTATCAAGACGATGTCGGCTTATTAACTGGATTGGACGTTTAGCCAG AGAAAAAAGGCTGCGAGTGCCCATGACCCAAATATTACGTCACAGCGAGGCTCAACGCCATGACGTCACGTGTCCGTTCAAACTGCCCACGTGTTCCCCTGCCAAGCCATTCCGGACGATAGATGGTACGTGTAACAACCCAAGAAGGCCTTACCTGGGGGCTGCGTTTACCGCGTTCAAGAGGGAATCCAAGCCCGCATACGAGAGAG AGAACACTTACTTGGCTGGAACCATTTGCACTCGGGATGACAAACCTCGGACTACAGGAGTAAACCGAAGGCCTCTACCTAATCCGCGGGAAATCAGCGTCAGAGTGCACCAGTCTAACAGCAACACCAACCCAGAGTCCACCGTTACCTTCATATTCACCCTGTGGGGCCAGTTCCTGGCTCATGATCTGACCGATCGGGCCCCTGGCAAAG GCTTCAAAGATGTACCACTGGAATGCTGTGACCAAACCGTAAAGAC ACCAAAGGGTATCTGTTCCAACATGGACATTCCACCCGGGGACTTCTTCCGGAAGTTTGGTCGGAGGTGTTTGGCGTTTGCGCGGTCGGCTGAAGTCACAGATTTTGATTGTTCGGGAG CAAACCGTGAAGTGCTGAATCTGGCCTCGTCTTTTTTGGATGGAGGAAGTATATACGGTGTGGACCTGAACAAATTGAGGAGGCTTCGGGCATTCACAGGAG GTTTACTGGAAACCTCACAGATGAAGAATTTGCCTATTTCAACTCACCCTAACGCCAAGGCGGCTGCACAAGGCTTTTCTTTCTTCCTTGCGG GCGATGACCGCGTGAACGAGTTTACAGGACTGATCGGGATAGAGACAGTCTGGGTGAGGGAACACAACCGAATCGCACAGATATTGTCCCGGTACAACCCACTGTGGGACGACGAGAGAATCTTCTTGGAAACTCGGCGTATCATCATCTCAATGCTTCAACACATCACTTACAACGAGTATCTCCCGAAAATCATCGCCGAAGATTTACTCCGAAAATTTGACCTGAAGCTCCAAGCGGACGGCTATTACAGGGGTTACGACAGCGCCGTAGATCCCAGAGTATCCAATTTATTCGCAACAGTCGCTTTGCGCTTCGGCCATAGCATGATGAGGAGCACATTTACTTTGGTGGACGAAAAGTTCAAGCTGGGCCGAACACCCGCTCTCACCCTGAGGAACTTGTTTTTCACCCCCATTATTTTTCTGAACAACGAGGATTCCATTATGCGAGGGATGTCTTCGGACGCCAGCGAAACATGTGATCGTATCGTAACCAAAGAGTTTGTGAACCATTTGTACCAAACCAAAACCGGAAATGGATTTGATCTCCCGGCATTCAACATTCAAAGAGGACGTGACCACGGGTTAGGAGGCTACAATCATTGGCGGAGCCATTACGGTCTGTCTATCGCTAGGAGCTTCACAACCAGTCAGACGAGTGGTTTCCGGGACCACGACCAAGAAACCGTGAACAGATTCAAGGCCGTGTACAG tcaTCCGGACGATGTTGATCCATGGACAGGTGGCGTGTCGGAATTGACTGGATCCCGCCATCTTGCCGTCGGACCTCTCTTCCAAAACATCATCGCCCACCAATTCCAGGTGCTCCGGAAAGGCGAATAG